The following are encoded in a window of Lacinutrix sp. WUR7 genomic DNA:
- a CDS encoding heavy metal translocating P-type ATPase has protein sequence MKHTYHIHGMTCNGCRSHVEETLSKVKGVSKASVDLEKAEATIEIEKHIPLEKFQEALENDGGRYSIHNLGDHPHVEVTKEKQSAKNGTGTFYCPMHCEGDKTYDKPGDCPVCGMDLVEEQNLSITNTEQWTCPMHPEVIKDEPGSCPICGMDLVPMKPDISAEEKTYKKLLKKFWIAVVFTLPIFLIAMSEMIPNNPLYTILEQKQWNWVQFALSIPVVFYATWMFFERAYRSIKTWNLNMFTLIGIGAGVSWLFSVFGMFFPDLFPSQFKTASGAVHVYFEAATVILTLVLLGQLLEARAHSKTNSAVKELLKLAPNKATKIMDGEDVEVPIDKIALHDILKVKPGDKIPVDGIITEGNTTIDESMISGEPLPVDRSKGDKVSGGTINGNQSFLMKAEKIGSDTLLSQIIQMVNDASRSRAPIQNLADKVSGYFVPVVVIISLITFAIWAIWGPEPVYVYAFVNAIAVLIIACPCALGLATPMSIMVGVGKGAQNGVLVKNAEALERMAKVDTLIIDKTGTITEGKPTVEKAAAFHAVLTDKEVLQYIVSLNINSEHPLAEATVKYGKAQNIEILKSEGFSAVTGKGVEATINNKKVALGNPKMMDYAHAEITPEMAEEAKTYQKQGKTVSYVSVDKTVVGYVVIGDKIKATSAKAIKALQDKGIAVVMLTGDNYDTAQAVASELHLADFKASMLPENKLQEVEKLQKEGKVVAVAGDGINDAPALAKSDVGIAMGTGTDVAIESAMITLVKGDLHGIVKAQHLSVAVMKNIKQNLFFALIYNTVGIPIAAGVLFPVFGILLSPMIAALAMSFSSVSVIANALRLRRIKI, from the coding sequence ATGAAACATACCTATCACATACATGGAATGACTTGCAACGGTTGTCGCAGTCATGTTGAAGAAACCCTTTCTAAAGTAAAAGGTGTTTCTAAAGCTTCGGTAGATTTAGAAAAAGCAGAAGCAACCATCGAAATAGAAAAACATATTCCATTGGAGAAATTTCAAGAAGCACTTGAAAACGATGGCGGACGATATAGCATTCATAACTTAGGAGACCATCCACACGTAGAAGTTACAAAAGAAAAACAATCCGCAAAAAATGGCACCGGAACTTTCTATTGTCCAATGCATTGTGAAGGCGATAAAACTTACGACAAGCCTGGTGATTGTCCGGTTTGTGGAATGGATTTAGTAGAAGAACAAAATCTATCTATTACTAATACCGAACAATGGACCTGCCCAATGCATCCCGAAGTTATAAAAGATGAACCAGGCTCCTGCCCTATTTGTGGTATGGATTTAGTGCCCATGAAACCAGATATTTCCGCAGAAGAGAAAACCTATAAAAAGCTATTAAAAAAGTTTTGGATTGCAGTGGTATTCACCTTACCCATATTTTTAATTGCGATGAGTGAGATGATTCCTAATAATCCGTTGTACACTATTTTAGAACAGAAACAATGGAATTGGGTACAGTTCGCACTTTCCATTCCTGTGGTGTTTTATGCAACATGGATGTTTTTTGAACGTGCATATCGAAGTATCAAAACATGGAATCTAAATATGTTTACCCTTATCGGAATTGGTGCTGGCGTATCTTGGCTATTTTCGGTATTCGGAATGTTTTTTCCAGACCTTTTTCCAAGTCAATTTAAAACAGCATCCGGAGCAGTTCATGTTTATTTTGAAGCTGCAACCGTGATTCTTACATTGGTACTTTTAGGACAACTTTTAGAAGCGCGTGCGCATAGTAAAACGAATTCTGCAGTAAAAGAATTACTAAAATTAGCTCCCAATAAAGCAACCAAAATAATGGATGGTGAAGATGTGGAAGTGCCAATCGATAAGATTGCTTTACATGATATTCTAAAAGTAAAACCTGGCGATAAAATCCCCGTAGATGGTATTATAACTGAAGGAAATACGACTATTGACGAATCTATGATTTCTGGAGAACCGCTTCCTGTAGATCGATCTAAAGGCGATAAAGTTAGTGGTGGTACCATTAATGGAAACCAATCTTTTTTAATGAAAGCAGAAAAAATTGGTAGTGATACACTACTCTCTCAAATTATTCAAATGGTGAATGATGCGAGTAGAAGTCGCGCGCCAATTCAGAATTTAGCGGATAAAGTTTCGGGTTATTTTGTGCCTGTTGTAGTTATCATTTCATTAATCACTTTTGCAATTTGGGCCATTTGGGGACCAGAACCGGTTTACGTATATGCCTTTGTAAATGCCATCGCAGTTTTAATTATTGCTTGTCCGTGTGCGCTAGGTTTAGCGACACCAATGTCTATAATGGTTGGTGTTGGTAAAGGTGCGCAAAATGGTGTATTGGTGAAAAATGCAGAAGCATTAGAACGAATGGCAAAAGTAGATACTTTAATTATCGATAAAACAGGAACCATTACCGAAGGGAAACCAACCGTAGAAAAAGCGGCCGCATTTCATGCCGTTTTAACGGATAAAGAAGTGCTACAATACATTGTTTCTTTAAATATAAATAGTGAACATCCTTTAGCCGAAGCAACAGTAAAATACGGAAAAGCACAAAATATAGAAATTCTAAAATCGGAAGGATTTAGTGCCGTTACCGGAAAAGGTGTCGAAGCTACCATAAACAATAAAAAAGTAGCCTTAGGAAATCCTAAAATGATGGATTATGCCCATGCAGAGATTACTCCCGAAATGGCGGAAGAAGCCAAAACATACCAGAAACAAGGAAAGACCGTTTCCTATGTATCCGTAGACAAAACAGTAGTTGGTTACGTGGTTATTGGAGACAAAATAAAAGCAACTAGCGCAAAAGCGATTAAAGCACTTCAGGATAAAGGTATTGCTGTTGTTATGCTTACCGGAGATAATTACGATACTGCACAAGCTGTGGCTTCGGAGTTGCATCTTGCCGATTTTAAAGCAAGTATGTTACCGGAAAATAAACTGCAAGAAGTAGAGAAATTACAAAAGGAAGGAAAAGTGGTCGCTGTGGCTGGTGACGGAATTAATGATGCACCAGCATTGGCTAAAAGTGATGTTGGTATTGCAATGGGAACAGGAACCGATGTCGCTATTGAAAGTGCCATGATTACTTTAGTAAAAGGCGATTTACACGGCATTGTGAAAGCACAACATTTAAGTGTGGCAGTAATGAAAAACATTAAGCAAAATCTGTTTTTCGCATTGATCTATAACACGGTCGGAATACCAATTGCGGCAGGTGTTTTATTTCCGGTTTTTGGAATTTTACTATCTCCAATGATTGCGGCATTAGCGATGAGTTTTAGCTCAGTTTCGGTGATTGCAAATGCATTACGATTACGAAGAATTAAAATATAA